One Pseudopipra pipra isolate bDixPip1 chromosome 26, bDixPip1.hap1, whole genome shotgun sequence DNA window includes the following coding sequences:
- the MRPL45 gene encoding large ribosomal subunit protein mL45 isoform X2, giving the protein MAAAMAAGLGLRVPRLLGQAAGSLLRPGAAPSCLVIPVRTRKRKSFAVPDWARELTPEEKMRRLKSAAPIFPDEHIERTFYLASTADIMDPYVPPEGDARLSTLSKEGLKQKMDKLKQTAASQLALRKIKDHDPDFSTKTFPEKAQEIFIEAHNSLANFNKQKLHSLVTERCYPDMVRGNRYKTIRWRFVESLEPPRVVHVRCDSLVNRGNLYGQVTVRMHTRQILAIYDRFGRLMYGGEEVPKDVLEYVVFERYLVNPYGSWRMHGKIVPEWAPPKDPIVKTVMIPGPTLDPSQEYEEVK; this is encoded by the exons ATGGCGGCCGCCATGGCGGCGGGGCTGGGCCTGAGGGTCCCGCGGCTCCTCGGGCAG GCTGCAGGGTCCCTGCTGCGCCCCGGAGCGGCTCCGTCCTGCCTCGTCATCCCGGTGAGAACGAGGAAAAGGAAGAGTTTTGCGGTCCCTGACTGGGCCCGGGAACTGACCCCCGAGGAGAAGATGCGGCGGCTCAAGTCCGCGGCGCCGATATTTCCCGATGAACACATAGAACGGACCTTCTACTTGGCTTCCACAG ctgacATCATGGATCCATATGTCCCTCCCGAGGGCGATGCCCGCCTGTCCACCCTGTCCAAGGAGGGGCTGAAGCAGAAGATGGATAAGCTGAAGCAGACAGCGGCCTCCCAGCTGGC CCTGCGGAAGATCAAAGATCACGACCCGGATTTCAGCACTAAAACCTTCCCAGAGAAGGCTCAGGAGATATTTATTGAAGCTCACAATTCCCTGGCAAA TTTCAACAAGCAGAAACTTCACTCCCTGGTGACCGAGCGCTGCTACCCC GACATGGTCCGTGGGAACAGGTACAAGACCATCAGGTGGAGGTTTGTGGAGTCCCTGGAGCCCCCCAGGGTGGTCCATGTCCGCTGTGACAGCCTCGTCAACAGGGGCAACCTCTATGGGCAGGTGACAGTGAGGATGCACACCCGGCAG ATTTTGGCCATCTACGACCGCTTTGGGCGGCTCATGTACGGTGGGGAGGAGGTGCCCAAGGATGTTTTGGAGTATGTTGTGTTTGAGAGGTACCTGGTGAACCCCTATGGCTCGTGGAGGATGCACGGGAAGATCGTCCCAGAGTGGGCCCCTCCAAAGGATCCCATTGTCAAG ACGGTGATGATTCCTGGCCCGACCCTGGATCCCTCACAGGAGTATGAAGAAGTGAAGTAG
- the MRPL45 gene encoding large ribosomal subunit protein mL45 isoform X1: MAAAMAAGLGLRVPRLLGQVGLEGSAAAGSLLRPGAAPSCLVIPVRTRKRKSFAVPDWARELTPEEKMRRLKSAAPIFPDEHIERTFYLASTADIMDPYVPPEGDARLSTLSKEGLKQKMDKLKQTAASQLALRKIKDHDPDFSTKTFPEKAQEIFIEAHNSLANFNKQKLHSLVTERCYPDMVRGNRYKTIRWRFVESLEPPRVVHVRCDSLVNRGNLYGQVTVRMHTRQILAIYDRFGRLMYGGEEVPKDVLEYVVFERYLVNPYGSWRMHGKIVPEWAPPKDPIVKTVMIPGPTLDPSQEYEEVK, from the exons ATGGCGGCCGCCATGGCGGCGGGGCTGGGCCTGAGGGTCCCGCGGCTCCTCGGGCAGGTCGGGCTCGAGGGGAGCGcg GCTGCAGGGTCCCTGCTGCGCCCCGGAGCGGCTCCGTCCTGCCTCGTCATCCCGGTGAGAACGAGGAAAAGGAAGAGTTTTGCGGTCCCTGACTGGGCCCGGGAACTGACCCCCGAGGAGAAGATGCGGCGGCTCAAGTCCGCGGCGCCGATATTTCCCGATGAACACATAGAACGGACCTTCTACTTGGCTTCCACAG ctgacATCATGGATCCATATGTCCCTCCCGAGGGCGATGCCCGCCTGTCCACCCTGTCCAAGGAGGGGCTGAAGCAGAAGATGGATAAGCTGAAGCAGACAGCGGCCTCCCAGCTGGC CCTGCGGAAGATCAAAGATCACGACCCGGATTTCAGCACTAAAACCTTCCCAGAGAAGGCTCAGGAGATATTTATTGAAGCTCACAATTCCCTGGCAAA TTTCAACAAGCAGAAACTTCACTCCCTGGTGACCGAGCGCTGCTACCCC GACATGGTCCGTGGGAACAGGTACAAGACCATCAGGTGGAGGTTTGTGGAGTCCCTGGAGCCCCCCAGGGTGGTCCATGTCCGCTGTGACAGCCTCGTCAACAGGGGCAACCTCTATGGGCAGGTGACAGTGAGGATGCACACCCGGCAG ATTTTGGCCATCTACGACCGCTTTGGGCGGCTCATGTACGGTGGGGAGGAGGTGCCCAAGGATGTTTTGGAGTATGTTGTGTTTGAGAGGTACCTGGTGAACCCCTATGGCTCGTGGAGGATGCACGGGAAGATCGTCCCAGAGTGGGCCCCTCCAAAGGATCCCATTGTCAAG ACGGTGATGATTCCTGGCCCGACCCTGGATCCCTCACAGGAGTATGAAGAAGTGAAGTAG